One segment of Nostoc flagelliforme CCNUN1 DNA contains the following:
- a CDS encoding helix-turn-helix domain-containing protein: MGARLRVFLTRDQDKTLLNLRTTDAPQKVKERAEIIRLNAHGWYVEKIAAHFNWTPQTVREVLHKWEKLGLEGLWDKVGRGGKPKWKESDIVFLEECLKKEPRTYNSLQLAQKLERDRQIQLSPDRLRRVLKKRG; this comes from the coding sequence ATGGGCGCTCGTTTAAGGGTATTTCTGACTCGCGATCAGGATAAAACTTTATTAAATCTAAGAACTACGGATGCACCACAGAAAGTCAAAGAGCGAGCAGAGATCATCAGGCTAAATGCACATGGCTGGTACGTTGAAAAAATAGCTGCTCATTTTAATTGGACTCCACAAACAGTCAGGGAAGTTTTACATAAATGGGAAAAGCTAGGTCTAGAAGGACTTTGGGATAAAGTCGGTCGAGGAGGAAAACCGAAATGGAAGGAGTCAGATATAGTTTTTTTAGAAGAATGCCTTAAAAAAGAACCACGCACATACAATAGTCTTCAATTAGCTCAAAAATTAGAACGCGATCGCCAAATTCAATTGAGTCCTGACAGATTAAGGCGGGTACTCAAAAAAAGGGGGTGA